A single region of the Pieris rapae chromosome 21, ilPieRapa1.1, whole genome shotgun sequence genome encodes:
- the LOC111000319 gene encoding uncharacterized protein LOC111000319, producing the protein MIWCAFVRYRHSGYFLGSVIVFSVGAYTESCGIRLLFMVINSKVLREVVERYRVCSTQVEPGSRLAKNIVKHLKTVKKRATLIWLGLVVNAYSYLILPFFLPGKQFAENRLILYGLEPIRESPNYEIAQVMYCFAIPTATNSLANCTALMIILFGYTEAQLLGLSEELLCLWDDAAHISQFENGTKTEVMNNFVRQRLKYIIKLHNENIDLLKQLEQVLRVSMALEFLVLMAGLIAALLGGVENTYMEIPFAFAQLFMNCYLGQKIIDASETFETAVYGCRWENFDTGNMKTVLIVFQNSQKTLKLSAGGVAILSFQCLMSVIKSSYSFYTTLQSTLK; encoded by the exons ATGATCTGGTGTGCGTTTGTCCGCTACCGTCATTCTGGATACTTTCTGGGTTCAGTCATCGTCTTCTCCGTTGGAGCTTACACTGAATCCTGTGGCATTCGCCTGTTGTTTATGGTCATAAATAg TAAAGTGTTAAGAGAAGTGGTCGAGAGATATCGGGTCTGCAGCACTCAAGTGGAACCTGGTAGTCGTCTAGCAAAGAACATcgtgaaacatttaaaaacagtgAAGAAGAGGGCAACATTGATTTGGCTGGGTTTGGTGGTCAATGCATATTCTTACCTGATCTTGCCTTTCTTTTTGCCGGGGAAGCAGTTTGCCGAAAACAGACTTATTCTTTACG GCCTAGAACCAATACGAGAGTCACCCAACTATGAAATAGCACAAGTAATGTATTGCTTCGCTATTCCAACTGCAACCAACAGCCTAGCGAACTGTACCGCCCTCATGATCATCCTCTTTGGATACACAGAAGCCCAACTGTTAGGCTTAAGCGAAGAGCTGCTTTGTCTATGGGATGACGCAGCCCACATCAGCCAGTTTGAAAATGGAACAAAAACAGAAGTGATGAACAATTTTGTGCGGCAGCGTTTGAAGTACATAATCAAACTACATAACGAGAACATAGATCTCCTGAAACAGCTGGAACAAGTGCTCAGAGTGAGCATGGCACTTGAATTTCTGGTTCTGATGGCTGGTTTGATAGCCGCTTTACTTGGTGGGGTAGAGAACACATATATGGAGATACCGTTTGCATTCGCCCAGCTTTTCATGAACTGCTATTTAGGGCAGAAGATTATTGACGCAAGCGAGACGTTTGAGACGGCGGTGTATGGATGTAGATGGGAGAATTTTGATACAGGAAATATGAAAACTGTTCTAATAGTTTTCCAGAATTCGCAGAAGACGCTAAAGCTGTCCGCTGGGGGCGTGGCAATATTGAGCTTTCAATGTTTAATGTCCGTTATCAAGTCGAGTTACTCTTTCTACACAACTCTTCAATCAACTTTGAAGTAA
- the LOC111001304 gene encoding LOW QUALITY PROTEIN: odorant receptor 33a-like (The sequence of the model RefSeq protein was modified relative to this genomic sequence to represent the inferred CDS: deleted 1 base in 1 codon) produces MIIISSMHVILEKIASNIDVDIAIYITWLLNKLYIFFFVGLEPMVESPNYEIATVIITITISSATYYVANCTAFMVMLLGYTEAQILSLSEELLNVWNDAEKETENIDIDSRSRARNNFISKRLIFIIKLHNENITLLKQIEGVLRVSMALEFLFLIAGLIAAMLGGIKHTYLEIPFAFSQIFMNCYLGQKIINASETFESAVYDCKWELFDKTNMRTVLLVLQNSQKTLNLSAGGVAILSFQCLMSVIKSSYSFYTTLQSTLKS; encoded by the exons ATGATAATTATATCCTCTATG CatgttattttagaaaaaatagcTAGCAATATAGACGTAGATATAGCAATATATATTACGtggttattaaacaaattatacatcTTTTTCTTTG TAGGTTTAGAGCCAATGGTAGAATCGCCGAACTATGAAATCGCAACTGTAATAATAACTATCACAATATCAAGTGCCACCTACTACGTTGCCAACTGTACCGCGTTCATGGTAATGTTATTAGGTTACACCGAAGCGCAAATACTGTCACTCAGCGAAGAGCTACTCAACGTATGGAATGATGCCGAAAAAGAAACGGAAAATATCGACATTGATTCAAGATCGCGCGCTAGAAACAACTTCATATCCAAACGCCtgatattcattataaaacttCATAACGAAAATATCACCTTGCTAAAACAAATCGAGGGCGTTCTCCGTGTTAGTATGGCGTTAGAGTTCCTATTCCTAATTGCCGGGCTGATCGCAGCCATGCTCGGCGGTATTAAGCACACGTATTTGGAAATACCGTTTGCATTCTCCCAAATCTTTATGAACTGTTATTTGGGACAGAAAATCATAAATGCGAGCGAGACGTTTGAGAGTGCGGTGTACGATTGCAAATGGGAGTTATTCGATAAAACCAATATGAGAACCGTTTTGTTGGTGCTGCAGAATTCGCAAAAAACACTAAATTTGTCGGCCGGCGGAGTAGCCATTTTGAGTTTTCAATGTCTGATGTCAGTTATTAAATCTTCTTATTCGTTCTACACAACGTTACAATCGActcttaaatcttaa